Proteins encoded within one genomic window of Candidatus Hepatoplasma crinochetorum Av:
- the ftsY gene encoding signal recognition particle-docking protein FtsY, with protein MAIFKFLKKKKQDQVLEKIKESKQDQIEEKYQKALKKSNQSFAFRLKKLAARKVKIDQEYFDELQNILISADIGAIYANNLILKLKDHIKVNKIKNGNEINQFIIDYLFDSYLKNDKKKKDQNILNLNLNDKLNIILVIGVNGTGKTTSIAKLANYLQKDHKKVLLAAADTFRAGAVEQLKIWGDRLKINVVSPDKVGQDPASVVYKAILKGQEEKADVLIIDTAGRLQNKANLMQELQKIDNVIFKLLKIKAQEKLLVLDATIGQNGINQASEFNKLLNLSGIILTKTDSSAKGGIIIAIKDVFNIPVKFIGMGEKITDFAEFDLNQYLIALLSDLLEDE; from the coding sequence ATGGCAATATTTAAATTTCTAAAAAAGAAAAAACAAGATCAAGTTTTAGAAAAGATAAAAGAATCTAAGCAAGATCAAATCGAAGAAAAATATCAAAAAGCATTAAAAAAATCTAATCAATCTTTTGCTTTTAGATTAAAAAAATTAGCAGCAAGAAAAGTAAAAATTGATCAAGAATATTTCGATGAACTTCAAAATATTTTAATTTCTGCTGATATTGGTGCAATATATGCAAACAATTTAATTTTAAAACTTAAAGATCACATTAAAGTAAATAAAATTAAAAATGGAAACGAAATTAATCAATTTATCATTGATTATTTATTTGATTCTTATTTAAAAAACGATAAAAAGAAAAAAGATCAAAATATTCTTAATTTAAATTTGAATGATAAATTAAATATTATTTTAGTAATTGGAGTTAATGGAACAGGAAAAACAACATCAATTGCAAAGCTTGCCAATTATTTACAAAAAGATCATAAAAAAGTTTTATTAGCAGCAGCAGATACTTTTCGTGCAGGAGCAGTAGAACAATTAAAAATTTGAGGAGATCGATTAAAGATAAATGTAGTTTCTCCTGATAAAGTAGGACAAGATCCTGCTTCTGTTGTTTATAAAGCTATATTAAAAGGACAAGAGGAAAAAGCAGATGTTTTAATTATTGATACTGCAGGACGATTGCAAAATAAAGCAAATTTAATGCAAGAGCTTCAAAAAATCGATAATGTAATTTTTAAGTTATTAAAAATTAAAGCACAAGAAAAATTATTAGTACTAGATGCAACAATTGGACAAAATGGAATAAATCAAGCTTCAGAATTTAATAAATTATTAAATCTATCAGGAATTATTCTTACAAAAACAGATTCAAGTGCAAAAGGAGGAATTATTATTGCAATTAAGGATGTATTTAATATTCCTGTTAAATTTATTGGAATGGGTGAAAAGATCACTGATTTTGCTGAATTTGATTTAAATCAATATCTTATTGCATTACTTTCTGATCTATTAGAAGATGAATAA
- a CDS encoding 5'-3' exonuclease, which translates to MENKEILLIDGNSLLFKSFFGTQKMLENKKGYNSKNEPVNALRSFSLMILKLQEIFKEAQSIFIAFDSKEKKTYRHQYDFYKATRKETPKDLILQIPMAYQFLKLYGINAANDPYNEADDLIGIVANKAKKENYIVNIITTDNDFLQLVDENVNIYLAKKGVQDLEEFNIFNFAKKLNNLSPIQIPDFKSIAGDKSDNILGIKGIGPQGAIKLLNYYNNLETIIKNVDKLENPLKEKILEYKDLALRDKNLATIKIKDDHFKFKLSDFIYKKPDNFADLIKFFEEKEVFTLANKFKKLALENNN; encoded by the coding sequence ATGGAAAACAAAGAAATATTATTAATTGATGGAAACTCTTTATTATTTAAATCATTTTTTGGAACACAAAAAATGCTTGAAAATAAAAAAGGCTACAATTCAAAAAATGAACCAGTTAATGCTTTAAGATCGTTTTCATTAATGATTTTAAAATTACAAGAAATTTTTAAAGAAGCACAATCAATTTTTATTGCTTTTGATTCAAAAGAAAAAAAAACATATCGACATCAGTATGATTTTTATAAAGCAACAAGAAAAGAAACACCTAAGGATTTAATTTTACAAATCCCGATGGCTTATCAATTTTTAAAATTATATGGGATAAATGCAGCAAATGATCCTTATAATGAAGCAGATGATCTAATTGGAATTGTTGCAAATAAAGCAAAAAAGGAAAATTATATTGTAAATATTATTACTACAGATAATGATTTTTTGCAATTAGTAGATGAAAATGTAAATATCTATCTTGCAAAAAAAGGAGTACAAGATTTAGAGGAATTTAATATTTTTAATTTTGCAAAAAAACTGAATAATTTAAGTCCAATTCAGATTCCTGATTTTAAATCAATTGCAGGAGATAAATCTGATAATATTTTAGGAATTAAAGGAATTGGTCCACAAGGGGCAATTAAACTTCTAAATTATTATAATAATTTAGAAACAATTATTAAAAATGTTGATAAATTAGAAAATCCTTTAAAAGAGAAGATATTAGAATATAAGGATTTAGCACTAAGAGATAAAAATCTTGCAACAATTAAAATTAAGGATGATCATTTTAAATTTAAATTAAGTGATTTTATATATAAAAAACCAGACAATTTTGCGGATTTAATTAAATTTTTTGAAGAAAAAGAAGTATTTACCTTAGCAAATAAATTTAAAAAATTAGCACTAGAAAATAATAATTAA
- the mutM gene encoding DNA-formamidopyrimidine glycosylase, whose protein sequence is MPELPEVNVVAKQLRAILLNDNQRINQINLYYQKSLRNAEKIELENLKNLKPIDVFQIAKNLVIETESKYLILHLRMEGNFKFLNKEELTKIDLIHTIVSFKLNNNNWLLFNDHRKFATIDLFDNNKQIKDNTFFKNLGPEPWDIDFENFYQKIKNSKSTIKSLLLSQKYISGLGNIYVDEVLFAAKIHPQEMTKNIAKKDFKKIIDSAILILKASIRDGGSTIKTFKSFGEKGNFQNKLMVHGKKGLPCKICRTTIEKIVVAGRGTYFCPQEQVLKYKNLNV, encoded by the coding sequence ATGCCCGAATTACCAGAAGTTAATGTTGTTGCAAAACAATTAAGAGCAATTTTACTTAATGATAATCAAAGAATTAATCAAATTAATCTTTATTATCAAAAATCTTTAAGAAATGCAGAAAAAATTGAATTAGAGAATTTAAAAAATTTAAAACCAATTGATGTTTTTCAAATTGCAAAAAATTTAGTAATTGAAACAGAAAGTAAATATCTAATATTACACTTACGAATGGAAGGAAACTTTAAATTTTTAAATAAGGAAGAATTAACAAAAATTGATTTAATCCATACAATTGTAAGTTTTAAATTAAATAATAATAATTGATTATTATTTAATGATCATCGCAAATTTGCAACAATTGATCTATTTGATAATAATAAACAAATTAAAGATAATACATTTTTTAAAAATCTTGGTCCTGAACCTTGAGATATTGATTTTGAAAATTTTTATCAAAAAATAAAAAATAGTAAAAGTACAATTAAGAGTTTATTATTAAGTCAGAAATATATATCTGGATTAGGAAATATCTATGTAGATGAAGTTTTATTTGCTGCTAAAATTCATCCACAAGAGATGACAAAAAATATTGCAAAAAAAGATTTTAAAAAAATTATTGATTCTGCTATTTTAATTTTAAAAGCTTCAATTAGAGATGGAGGATCAACAATTAAAACATTTAAATCTTTTGGGGAAAAAGGAAATTTTCAAAATAAATTAATGGTTCATGGAAAAAAAGGACTTCCTTGTAAAATTTGTAGAACCACAATTGAAAAAATAGTTGTTGCTGGAAGAGGAACATATTTTTGTCCACAAGAACAAGTTTTAAAATATAAAAATTTAAATGTCTAA
- a CDS encoding NCS2 family permease → MSKYSKFSLSNYFRLNDNNTNIRTELISGLIVFISMLYIIFVQASILGEGIDIWNQQNPDQVLNYNKGSIMIITAIVAAFATIIIGIYANFPVGIASGMGVNAFIAYNAMPLIGPFASYLAILISGIFLMIVAFTKTQQRFLRAIPDDLKLAITVGIGAFIFYVGLYNTGIIVPGEGTPTMLGDLYNWVTFVSLLTLIFTAILWANNIKGAILYGIIFSIIIGLFINLILNFTSEINQELPWVDFNFSGYKDSFTGISDFSFLFWDALTDSSTWKDINFYIIIFILFLISLLDSSGTIFMIEKELEDDPNYQVDPKKSNKTFFVNSTAIAAGSLIGSTNTIVFAESATGVAYGGKTGLTSLTTGILFLLIIPIIPLTIPLITDSVTIGALFVVGFLMFKNITKINLKDSAILVASFSIIIFSILTYSIGDGIILGLIIYAFMMIFTKRWKELDWIFALITPILILFIVLESTI, encoded by the coding sequence ATGTCTAAATATTCTAAATTTTCTCTTAGTAATTATTTTCGTTTGAACGATAATAATACAAATATCAGAACAGAATTAATCTCAGGATTAATTGTTTTTATTTCAATGCTTTATATAATTTTTGTACAAGCTAGTATTTTAGGAGAGGGAATTGATATTTGAAATCAACAAAATCCTGATCAAGTTTTAAATTATAATAAAGGATCAATTATGATTATTACAGCAATAGTTGCTGCCTTTGCAACAATTATAATTGGAATTTATGCAAATTTTCCGGTTGGAATAGCTTCAGGGATGGGAGTAAATGCCTTTATTGCATATAATGCTATGCCTTTAATTGGACCTTTTGCTAGTTATCTTGCAATTTTAATTTCAGGAATATTTTTGATGATAGTTGCTTTTACAAAAACACAACAGAGATTTTTGAGGGCAATCCCTGATGATTTAAAATTAGCAATTACCGTAGGAATAGGAGCTTTTATTTTTTATGTAGGACTTTATAATACAGGAATTATAGTACCTGGAGAAGGAACTCCTACAATGCTCGGTGATCTTTATAATTGAGTTACTTTTGTTAGTTTGCTTACGCTTATTTTTACAGCAATTTTATGAGCAAATAATATAAAAGGAGCAATTCTCTATGGGATAATTTTTTCAATTATTATTGGTTTATTTATTAATTTGATTTTAAATTTTACTTCTGAAATAAATCAAGAATTACCATGGGTTGATTTTAATTTTTCAGGTTATAAAGATTCTTTTACAGGAATTTCTGATTTTAGTTTTTTATTTTGAGATGCCCTTACAGATAGTTCTACTTGAAAAGATATTAATTTTTATATTATTATTTTTATTTTATTTTTAATTTCGCTACTTGATAGTTCGGGAACAATTTTTATGATTGAAAAAGAATTAGAAGATGATCCAAATTATCAAGTTGATCCGAAAAAAAGTAATAAGACTTTTTTTGTAAATTCAACTGCAATTGCAGCAGGATCACTTATAGGATCTACAAACACAATTGTATTTGCAGAATCTGCTACAGGAGTTGCTTATGGAGGAAAAACAGGATTAACCTCACTTACTACAGGAATTTTATTTTTACTTATTATTCCAATCATTCCTCTTACTATTCCTCTTATTACGGATTCAGTTACAATTGGAGCATTATTTGTTGTTGGATTTTTGATGTTTAAAAATATTACAAAAATTAATTTAAAAGATTCTGCAATATTAGTTGCTAGTTTTTCAATTATTATTTTTTCAATTCTTACTTATTCAATTGGAGATGGAATTATTTTGGGATTAATTATTTATGCATTTATGATGATTTTTACAAAAAGATGAAAAGAATTAGATTGAATTTTTGCATTAATTACTCCTATTTTAATTTTATTTATTGTCCTCGAAAGTACAATTTAA
- a CDS encoding DnaD domain protein produces MKKFKYNSSYKVHLNYSYAILIEPFFKYTYSLLLGKKGLFLFYFLLAESENKLINNLFVPSARIADSLNLNQNELIEAFSVIEKLNLLNIYFDRIKNRYIYELIKPLDCELFFQNTYFANLLIAKIGKENYDLNLKFLQEKFLEKKDNDNFELINDFSSNINQEKDNYSYLNQEKDNYNFSMLYLLLKQKGIKYENFFDFKFKKLLNEYINIYKLDNFEFARIISEAYDFSNGFNLEKFNKIIINNYKRRILNNYYDSFLEKEKLKWKHLQIITPEKFLLNLLNIDSLINSHQKLIIILREKYNFSDYFINILLDYSYLVNNHQIVKNYILKIADSIKKENINDPIYLINYLKQSFRFKNDYLIKTREIKKEDLNIIKSLDNIPLEHKSFFKDILIKNEK; encoded by the coding sequence ATGAAAAAATTTAAATACAATTCTAGTTATAAAGTTCACCTTAATTATTCTTATGCAATTTTAATTGAACCTTTTTTTAAATATACTTATTCTTTACTTTTGGGAAAAAAAGGTTTATTTTTATTTTATTTTTTACTAGCTGAAAGTGAAAATAAATTAATAAATAATTTATTTGTACCATCAGCTAGAATAGCTGATAGTTTAAATTTAAATCAAAATGAATTAATTGAAGCTTTTTCAGTAATTGAGAAATTAAATTTATTAAATATATATTTTGATCGAATTAAAAACAGATATATTTATGAATTAATAAAACCACTTGATTGTGAATTATTTTTTCAAAACACTTATTTTGCAAATCTTTTGATTGCTAAAATTGGAAAAGAAAATTATGATCTCAATTTAAAATTTTTACAAGAAAAATTTTTAGAAAAAAAAGATAATGATAATTTTGAATTAATTAATGATTTTTCATCTAATATTAATCAAGAAAAAGATAATTATTCTTATTTGAATCAAGAAAAAGATAATTATAACTTTAGTATGTTATATTTGCTTTTAAAGCAAAAAGGAATTAAATATGAAAATTTTTTTGATTTTAAATTTAAAAAATTATTAAATGAATATATAAATATTTATAAATTAGATAATTTTGAATTTGCAAGAATTATTTCGGAGGCATATGATTTTTCTAATGGATTTAATTTAGAGAAATTTAATAAAATAATAATTAATAATTATAAAAGAAGGATTTTAAATAATTATTATGATTCTTTTTTAGAAAAAGAAAAATTAAAATGAAAACATTTGCAAATTATCACACCTGAGAAATTTTTATTAAATTTATTAAATATTGATAGTTTAATTAATTCTCATCAAAAATTAATTATAATTTTAAGGGAAAAATATAATTTTTCTGATTATTTTATAAATATTTTATTAGATTATTCTTATTTAGTAAATAATCATCAAATTGTAAAAAATTATATTTTAAAGATAGCCGACTCAATCAAAAAAGAAAATATTAATGATCCAATTTATTTAATCAATTATTTAAAACAAAGTTTTCGTTTTAAAAATGATTATCTTATTAAAACAAGAGAGATCAAGAAAGAAGATTTAAATATTATCAAATCTTTAGATAATATTCCTTTAGAACATAAAAGTTTTTTTAAAGATATATTAATAAAAAATGAAAAATAA
- the coaE gene encoding dephospho-CoA kinase (Dephospho-CoA kinase (CoaE) performs the final step in coenzyme A biosynthesis.) has product MIIVLVGSPFSGKTTVLKKLQENNIKVFHADSFVRKIYTKDHEGYFLIKKYFGDQFVNEKEVDRKKLGLFVTKDKEQLQKLNEIIHPVIKNYLENKDNYVAELPIISSSPIRFKYDKLILIKADKKEIIKRAKDNKSYYPFIEEMINKWDNLSVKFDYVIDTTNNIKNKDIEYIKNLFKK; this is encoded by the coding sequence ATGATTATAGTATTAGTAGGTTCACCTTTTTCAGGGAAAACAACAGTTTTAAAAAAATTACAAGAAAATAATATTAAAGTTTTTCATGCAGATTCTTTTGTTAGAAAAATTTATACAAAAGATCATGAAGGGTATTTTTTAATTAAAAAATATTTTGGTGATCAATTTGTAAATGAAAAAGAAGTAGATCGAAAAAAATTAGGTTTATTTGTTACAAAGGATAAAGAACAATTACAAAAATTAAATGAAATTATTCACCCAGTAATAAAAAATTATCTTGAAAATAAGGATAATTATGTTGCAGAATTACCAATTATTTCATCTTCTCCAATTAGATTTAAATATGATAAATTAATTTTAATAAAAGCTGATAAAAAAGAAATTATCAAAAGAGCAAAAGATAATAAATCTTATTATCCTTTTATTGAAGAAATGATTAATAAATGAGATAATTTAAGTGTTAAATTTGATTATGTAATTGATACAACAAATAATATTAAAAATAAAGATATAGAATATATTAAAAATTTATTCAAAAAATAA
- a CDS encoding phage holin family protein gives MNYDVLTDQQLIEQLTAKKISFDKEKTKREEMIKLLKDYDLKHPKNEQNNFEQYNHQQVIYKEEVSAVVKAGAIINIVFGVLISFFIITLIYTIPAIYFNATLLSGNGNYKIAAGILGLFCSLIGGILVLVG, from the coding sequence ATGAATTATGATGTACTTACAGATCAACAATTAATCGAGCAATTAACAGCAAAGAAAATTTCTTTTGATAAGGAAAAAACTAAGCGCGAAGAGATGATTAAATTATTAAAAGATTATGATTTAAAACATCCTAAAAATGAGCAAAATAATTTTGAGCAATATAATCATCAACAAGTAATATATAAAGAAGAAGTTTCTGCTGTTGTAAAAGCAGGAGCAATTATAAATATTGTATTCGGAGTTCTTATAAGTTTTTTTATAATTACTTTGATTTATACAATTCCAGCAATTTATTTTAATGCAACTTTGCTTTCAGGGAATGGTAATTATAAAATTGCAGCAGGAATCTTGGGATTATTTTGCTCATTAATAGGAGGAATATTAGTTTTAGTTGGTTAG
- a CDS encoding sigma factor-like helix-turn-helix DNA-binding protein, producing the protein MNKKINKLSKLTEYYDLYKLLLTNLQQEIFELYYFEDFSLSEIANNRKVARSTIHDILKSVEKNLIQFEDKLKLNYQNKKLLKLILKIKDQDLQDDFFNLLKKY; encoded by the coding sequence ATGAATAAAAAGATAAATAAATTATCAAAACTTACAGAGTATTATGATCTCTATAAATTGCTTCTTACAAATTTGCAACAAGAAATATTTGAATTATATTATTTCGAAGATTTTTCGCTTTCTGAAATTGCAAATAATCGTAAAGTAGCACGATCAACAATTCATGATATTTTAAAATCAGTAGAAAAAAATCTTATTCAATTTGAAGATAAATTAAAATTAAATTATCAAAATAAAAAATTGCTTAAATTAATTTTGAAAATTAAAGATCAAGATCTTCAAGATGATTTTTTTAATTTATTAAAAAAATATTAG
- a CDS encoding AAA family ATPase has translation MFLKKIELKGFKSFAFPTVIEFKKGLTVIVGPNGSGKSNINDALKWVLGESSKKTLRAKQTDDMIFSGSHTKEAASFAEVNLFFDNSNKLLEHEEDEIIITRKLYRKKNENQYFINREKVRRKDVKNLFLDTGLGNTDLSIISQGSVAKIAEARPQDLRLLLEEASGVSKYQIHKKEAVLKLEKVATNLEIFEVKLNGLKKQIAPLKKASEQAKNYLKIKEELTKIELPLIKSLLLDGYNKQDELKNLEEKSKQEKILIEKILNKLAKDLKEDQVTLLDLDQEITKLHTIQNDLQNNLNKKISFNGDKKEFSNKIKYSLYGINDLKDIIKQTENEEEDLNKQISSLKTKMFELRSETENYIAKLNQVNFQLDNLKNADKNYNQAVKSILDNKLIFNLVYGTVKDLIKVDSQYELALETAIGSKFKNIVVNNEKTIKETVAFLKKNKLGIATFIPAENVKEKFIIDELKSVIIKISGFNSILSDVIKADSKFKKVVSSLAGNIVIFNDLDSALLAAKFIQYRLSIVTLEGDIIYPGFTVKGGFSNKNIKKFELERYQLAKEKLAKVINKNEIMIDNLENNILDFNAKRDIVQKGNIRNAERLHFLEKDLQQLLESYHTIFKEEFDLEKLEIKKDLKKPLSLEKINNQIRNLNQKKHQLSLKIIDSQDNQQLQNKKWQDLLQKIQYSEINLDKIERLISENTDILNKDYQLTYQNLLEKDFKKLKEPIDEIIIKQQEYRKELRAIGYIDQEAIKRYQELTAEYQKLDHEIKELTEAKEKLTSTIDIMDQEMIKRIKNTYLKINDRFDAIFKTLFRGGHAKIEFIEPDNLLESGLEIRASAPGKSVKNLSLYSGGEKSLIAISLIFAINEIRNLPLLLLDEVEAALDEANVERFANFAKILNNQTQLIIVSHRPGTMEKADILYGVTMQEKGVTSIFNVSLDKVKEEFIN, from the coding sequence ATGTTTCTAAAAAAAATTGAGCTCAAAGGTTTTAAATCATTTGCTTTTCCTACAGTAATTGAATTTAAAAAAGGACTTACAGTAATTGTTGGTCCAAATGGTTCAGGAAAATCAAATATTAATGATGCTTTAAAATGAGTTCTGGGAGAATCATCAAAAAAAACTTTACGTGCAAAACAAACGGATGATATGATTTTTAGTGGATCACATACAAAAGAAGCTGCTTCTTTTGCAGAGGTTAATCTTTTTTTTGATAATAGTAATAAATTATTAGAACATGAAGAAGATGAAATAATAATTACGAGAAAGTTGTATCGTAAAAAAAATGAAAATCAATATTTTATTAATAGAGAAAAAGTAAGAAGAAAAGATGTTAAAAATCTTTTTTTAGATACAGGATTAGGAAATACTGATCTTTCAATTATCTCGCAAGGATCGGTTGCAAAAATAGCAGAAGCAAGACCACAAGATTTGAGATTATTATTAGAAGAGGCTTCAGGTGTAAGTAAATATCAAATTCATAAAAAAGAAGCAGTTTTAAAATTAGAAAAAGTAGCAACTAATTTAGAGATTTTTGAAGTTAAATTAAATGGATTAAAAAAACAAATTGCTCCACTTAAAAAAGCAAGTGAACAAGCTAAAAATTATCTTAAGATAAAAGAAGAACTTACTAAAATTGAATTACCTTTAATAAAAAGTCTTTTATTAGATGGATATAATAAACAAGACGAATTAAAAAATCTAGAAGAAAAATCAAAACAAGAAAAAATTTTAATTGAAAAAATTCTTAATAAACTAGCAAAAGATTTAAAAGAAGATCAAGTTACATTATTAGATTTAGATCAAGAAATTACCAAATTACATACAATCCAAAATGATTTGCAAAATAATTTAAATAAGAAAATAAGTTTCAATGGTGATAAAAAAGAGTTTAGTAATAAAATTAAATATTCTCTTTATGGAATAAATGATTTAAAAGATATTATTAAGCAAACAGAAAATGAAGAAGAAGATTTAAATAAGCAAATTAGTAGTTTAAAAACAAAAATGTTTGAACTTAGATCAGAAACTGAAAATTATATTGCTAAATTAAATCAAGTTAATTTTCAATTAGATAATCTTAAAAATGCTGATAAAAATTATAATCAAGCAGTAAAATCAATATTAGATAATAAATTAATATTTAATTTAGTATATGGAACTGTAAAAGATTTAATTAAAGTAGATTCACAATATGAATTAGCACTAGAAACTGCAATTGGATCAAAATTTAAAAATATTGTTGTAAATAATGAAAAAACAATAAAAGAAACAGTTGCTTTTTTGAAAAAAAATAAATTAGGAATTGCTACTTTTATTCCTGCGGAAAATGTAAAGGAAAAATTTATTATTGATGAACTTAAAAGTGTAATTATTAAAATTAGTGGTTTTAATTCTATTTTAAGTGATGTAATTAAAGCAGATTCTAAATTTAAAAAAGTAGTATCTTCACTTGCGGGAAATATTGTTATTTTTAATGACTTAGATTCTGCTCTTCTTGCTGCTAAATTTATTCAATATCGTTTATCAATCGTTACTTTAGAGGGTGATATTATTTATCCTGGTTTTACAGTAAAGGGAGGATTTAGCAATAAAAATATTAAAAAATTTGAACTTGAAAGATATCAATTAGCAAAAGAAAAATTAGCAAAAGTAATTAATAAAAATGAAATAATGATTGATAATCTGGAAAATAATATTTTAGATTTTAATGCAAAAAGAGATATTGTTCAAAAAGGAAATATTCGCAATGCTGAAAGATTACATTTTTTAGAAAAAGATCTTCAACAATTATTAGAAAGTTATCATACAATTTTTAAGGAAGAATTTGATTTAGAAAAATTAGAAATTAAAAAAGATCTTAAAAAACCCTTATCACTAGAAAAAATAAATAATCAAATAAGAAATTTAAATCAAAAAAAACATCAATTATCACTAAAAATAATAGATTCACAAGATAATCAACAATTACAAAATAAAAAATGACAAGATTTATTACAAAAAATTCAATATTCAGAGATTAATCTTGATAAAATCGAAAGATTAATCTCTGAAAATACCGATATTTTAAATAAAGATTATCAATTAACTTATCAAAACCTTTTAGAAAAGGATTTTAAAAAATTAAAAGAACCAATTGATGAAATTATTATTAAACAACAAGAATATCGAAAAGAATTACGAGCAATTGGATATATTGATCAAGAAGCAATTAAAAGATATCAAGAATTAACTGCAGAATATCAAAAATTAGATCATGAAATTAAAGAATTAACAGAAGCAAAAGAAAAATTAACTTCTACAATTGATATTATGGATCAAGAAATGATCAAGCGAATTAAAAATACTTATTTAAAAATAAATGATCGTTTTGATGCCATTTTTAAAACATTATTTAGAGGTGGACATGCTAAAATTGAATTTATTGAACCAGATAATTTATTGGAATCTGGACTTGAAATAAGAGCTTCTGCTCCTGGAAAATCTGTAAAAAATCTTTCCTTATATTCGGGAGGAGAAAAATCATTGATTGCTATTTCTTTAATTTTTGCAATTAATGAAATTAGAAATCTTCCTCTTTTATTATTGGATGAAGTAGAAGCAGCATTAGATGAAGCAAATGTAGAAAGATTTGCAAATTTTGCTAAAATTTTAAATAATCAAACACAATTAATTATTGTATCTCATAGACCAGGAACAATGGAAAAAGCAGATATCTTATATGGTGTTACAATGCAAGAAAAAGGTGTTACAAGTATTTTTAATGTTAGTTTAGATAAAGTAAAAGAAGAATTTATAAATTAA
- a CDS encoding ATP-binding protein, whose product MKNNSEYLLEKIEKIDKNLFLEIQKNNISEQEILKNQNILLKYIDQYEEKNDNLKKYNLNLSIENQQFVFNFSIKDVDRNKELIISKISGNYYFSLPDKYNYLIDIDKDIYWTKERIVLQKNLFEILNKLKNKKRGKGLWISGDFGVGKSYIMIAFLNFVAKNLNLKVAYIFWPDFIIDYQNNISSNTSEISSAQKFNYLKNAEVLVIDDIGAEKSNSWIRNNFLLPIVNHRLEANKLTFFVSNYSLKQYQMILKNEIGNKKQQDLFENKNIMRIIERIKGLLYGEIILKGKNYRDFIN is encoded by the coding sequence ATGAAAAATAATTCAGAATACTTATTAGAAAAAATAGAAAAAATAGACAAGAATTTATTTTTAGAAATACAAAAAAATAATATTTCTGAACAAGAAATTCTTAAAAATCAAAATATTTTATTAAAATATATTGATCAATATGAAGAAAAAAATGATAACCTTAAAAAATATAATTTAAATCTTTCAATTGAAAATCAACAATTTGTTTTTAATTTTTCGATAAAAGATGTGGATCGAAATAAAGAATTAATTATTAGTAAAATTTCAGGTAATTATTATTTTTCTCTTCCTGATAAATATAATTATTTAATTGATATTGATAAAGATATTTATTGAACAAAAGAGCGAATTGTTTTACAAAAAAATCTCTTTGAGATTTTGAATAAATTAAAAAATAAAAAAAGAGGTAAGGGTCTTTGGATTTCTGGTGATTTTGGTGTTGGCAAAAGTTATATAATGATTGCTTTTTTAAATTTTGTTGCAAAAAATTTAAATCTTAAAGTAGCTTATATTTTTTGACCTGATTTTATTATTGATTATCAGAATAATATCTCTTCTAATACAAGTGAAATTTCTAGTGCCCAGAAATTTAATTATTTGAAAAATGCAGAGGTTTTAGTAATTGATGATATCGGGGCAGAAAAATCAAATAGTTGAATTCGCAATAATTTTTTACTTCCGATTGTAAATCATCGATTAGAAGCAAATAAATTAACTTTTTTTGTTTCAAATTATTCATTAAAACAATATCAAATGATTCTTAAAAATGAAATTGGAAATAAAAAGCAACAAGATTTATTTGAAAATAAAAATATAATGCGAATAATAGAAAGAATAAAAGGATTGTTGTACGGAGAAATTATTTTAAAAGGAAAAAATTATCGTGATTTTATAAATTAA